A window of the Juglans microcarpa x Juglans regia isolate MS1-56 chromosome 5D, Jm3101_v1.0, whole genome shotgun sequence genome harbors these coding sequences:
- the LOC121265425 gene encoding AT-hook motif nuclear-localized protein 7-like isoform X2 produces MEEKESSVSGPLGNSDTESPPALLSNVAPPQAVVNMAVDTSLGITTAPNTATTTITTATSMTPGSAEFLGKKKRGRPRKYDADGNLRQSYTVPPSPGFALSPSSPTPPSPFSSKRGRGRPPGSGNWQLLASLGELFANTAGGDFTPHVVTVNTGEDVAGKIISFAQKGPRGVCVLSANGAVSNVTIRQPGSSGGILTYEGRFEILSLSGSFTVTDNGGTRGRTGGLSISLAGPDGRVIGGGIAGLLMAAGPIQLVVGSFVPNGYKAHKRKHHREQTTMFPISSADSDMVTAAGPSQLAKPDDQTIFAPIQLQGQNNAKADNCRSDDKLKNPNGTLDSAGWNRSESTSDQRPSPDINVPASGE; encoded by the exons ATGGAAGAGAAGGAGAGCTCGGTTTCTGGGCCACTCGGCAACTCGGACACGGAATCACCCCCAGCTCTGTTGAGCAACGTGGCGCCACCCCAGGCGGTGGTGAACATGGCCGTAGACACGAGCCTTGGCATAACGACAGCCCCTAACACCGCAACAACCACGATTACAACAGCAACTAGTATGACACCAGGGAGCGCTGAGTTTCttgggaaaaagaagagagggAGGCCAAGAAAGTACGACGCAGATGGGAACCTCAGGCAGTCGTACACAGTGCCACCATCGCCAGGGTTTGCTCTTTCGCCTTCTTCTCCCACTCCTCCTTCTCCGTTCTCTTCCAAAAGGGGACGAGGCAGGCCTCCTGGCTCTGGCAACTGGCAGCTTCTTGCTTCTTTAG GTGAATTGTTTGCGAACACGGCAGGAGGGGACTTCACACCGCACGTGGTGACTGTTAATACTGGGGAG GATGTTGCaggaaaaattatttcctttGCTCAAAAGGGACCTCGAGGAGTATGCGTTCTCTCTGCCAATGGAGCTGTTTCCAATGTTACAATTCGCCAACCTGGTTCTTCTGGTGGAATCTTGACATACGAG GGCCGCTTTGAGATATTGTCTTTGTCTGGATCATTCACAGTCACTGATAACGGTGGTACAAGAGGTCGGACTGGTGGATTAAGCATCTCATTGGCTGGTCCTGATGGTCGCGTAATAGGTGGTGGCATTGCTGGTTTGCTAATGGCTGCTGGCCCCATCCAA CTCGTTGTTGGAAGCTTCGTGCCAAACGGTTATAAGGCACATAAAAGGAAGCACCATCGAGAACAAACCACGATGTTCCCAATTTCAAGCGCTGATTCAGACATGGTGACAGCTGCGGGGCC TTCACAATTAGCAAAACCTGATGACCAGACCATTTTTGCCCCTATACAGTTACAGGGGCAGAACAATGCAAAAGCAGATAACTGCAGGAGTGATGATAAACTGAAAAACCCAAATGGCACACTGGATAGTGCTGGTTGGAATAGATCAGAGTCAACCTCAGATCAGAGGCCATCTCCTGATATCAATGTCCCTGCTTCTGGGGAATAG
- the LOC121265425 gene encoding AT-hook motif nuclear-localized protein 1-like isoform X1: MEEKESSVSGPLGNSDTESPPALLSNVAPPQAVVNMAVDTSLGITTAPNTATTTITTATSMTPGSAEFLGKKKRGRPRKYDADGNLRQSYTVPPSPGFALSPSSPTPPSPFSSKRGRGRPPGSGNWQLLASLGELFANTAGGDFTPHVVTVNTGEDVAGKIISFAQKGPRGVCVLSANGAVSNVTIRQPGSSGGILTYEGRFEILSLSGSFTVTDNGGTRGRTGGLSISLAGPDGRVIGGGIAGLLMAAGPIQLVVGSFVPNGYKAHKRKHHREQTTMFPISSADSDMVTAAGPLSQLAKPDDQTIFPLSQLAKPDDQTIFAPIQLQGQNNAKADNCRSDDKLKNPNGTLDSAGWNRSESTSDQRPSPDINVPASGE; encoded by the exons ATGGAAGAGAAGGAGAGCTCGGTTTCTGGGCCACTCGGCAACTCGGACACGGAATCACCCCCAGCTCTGTTGAGCAACGTGGCGCCACCCCAGGCGGTGGTGAACATGGCCGTAGACACGAGCCTTGGCATAACGACAGCCCCTAACACCGCAACAACCACGATTACAACAGCAACTAGTATGACACCAGGGAGCGCTGAGTTTCttgggaaaaagaagagagggAGGCCAAGAAAGTACGACGCAGATGGGAACCTCAGGCAGTCGTACACAGTGCCACCATCGCCAGGGTTTGCTCTTTCGCCTTCTTCTCCCACTCCTCCTTCTCCGTTCTCTTCCAAAAGGGGACGAGGCAGGCCTCCTGGCTCTGGCAACTGGCAGCTTCTTGCTTCTTTAG GTGAATTGTTTGCGAACACGGCAGGAGGGGACTTCACACCGCACGTGGTGACTGTTAATACTGGGGAG GATGTTGCaggaaaaattatttcctttGCTCAAAAGGGACCTCGAGGAGTATGCGTTCTCTCTGCCAATGGAGCTGTTTCCAATGTTACAATTCGCCAACCTGGTTCTTCTGGTGGAATCTTGACATACGAG GGCCGCTTTGAGATATTGTCTTTGTCTGGATCATTCACAGTCACTGATAACGGTGGTACAAGAGGTCGGACTGGTGGATTAAGCATCTCATTGGCTGGTCCTGATGGTCGCGTAATAGGTGGTGGCATTGCTGGTTTGCTAATGGCTGCTGGCCCCATCCAA CTCGTTGTTGGAAGCTTCGTGCCAAACGGTTATAAGGCACATAAAAGGAAGCACCATCGAGAACAAACCACGATGTTCCCAATTTCAAGCGCTGATTCAGACATGGTGACAGCTGCGGGGCCTCTTTCACAATTAGCAAAACCTGATGACCAGACCATTTTTCCTCTTTCACAATTAGCAAAACCTGATGACCAGACCATTTTTGCCCCTATACAGTTACAGGGGCAGAACAATGCAAAAGCAGATAACTGCAGGAGTGATGATAAACTGAAAAACCCAAATGGCACACTGGATAGTGCTGGTTGGAATAGATCAGAGTCAACCTCAGATCAGAGGCCATCTCCTGATATCAATGTCCCTGCTTCTGGGGAATAG